The proteins below come from a single Leptidea sinapis chromosome Z, ilLepSina1.1, whole genome shotgun sequence genomic window:
- the LOC126978349 gene encoding zinc finger CCCH domain-containing protein 13-like produces MSDPSDIHTTIRTDDNERPSSSSPDGVEIRIPHVCITISDEESNESRAAVRTPLPDTERSSSPDVVEIRIPHECIVISDEESNESRDTYESRHTHERQASNEIRASNESQHTHESQDTNERQDSNEIRASNESRHTHESQDTNERQDSNEIRASNESRHTHERQASNEIRASNESRHTHERQDTNERQDSEIWASNESRHTHEMQASNEIRDTNESRDMEIVAPPYHERSSSPDVVETRIPHECIVISDEESNESRDTYESRHTHERQASNEIRASNESRHTHERQASNEIRASNESRHTHERQASNEIRASNESRHTHESQDTYERQDSNEIRASNESRHTHERQASNEIRASNESRHTHEMQASNEIRASNESRHTHERQASNEIWASNESRHTHEMQASNEIRASNESRHTHEMQASDEIRASNESRHTHESQDTNERQDSNEIRDTNESRDMEIVAPPYHERSSDFDVVEIVYPHELIVLSDDDEMDNSVDVYNIPLPDD; encoded by the exons ATGAGTGACCCATCAGATATACATACAACCATTCGCACCGATGACAACGAGAGGCCAA GCTCATCGAGTCCTGATGGTGTGGAGATACGTATTCCACATGTATGTATTACAATATCAGATGAAGAGTCAAACGAAAGTCGCGCAGCAGTACGCACCCCACTGCCTGACACTGAAC GCTCTTCAAGTCCCGACGTTGTGGAGATACGTATCCCACATGAGTGCATAGTAATATCTGATGAGGAAAGTAATGAAAGTCGGGACACTTATGAAAGCCGACACACTCATGAAAGGCAGGCCTCTAATGAAATCCGGGCAAGTAATGAAAGCCAACACACTCATGAAAGCCAGGACACTAATGAAAGGCAGGACTCTAATGAAATCCGGGCAAGTAATGAAAGCCGACACACTCATGAAAGCCAGGACACTAATGAAAGGCAGGACTCTAATGAAATCCGGGCAAGTAATGAAAGCCGACACACTCATGAAAGGCAGGCCTCTAATGAAATCCGGGCAAGTAATGAAAGCCGACATACTCATGAAAGGCAGGACACTAATGAAAGGCAGGACTCTGAAATCTGGGCAAGTAATGAAAGCCGACACACTCATGAAATGCAGGCCTCTAATGAAATCCGGGACACTAATGAAAGCCGGGATATGGAAATTGTCGCACCGCCATATCATGAAC GCTCTTCAAGTCCCGACGTTGTGGAGACACGTATCCCACATGAGTGCATAGTAATATCTGATGAGGAAAGTAATGAAAGTCGGGACACTTATGAAAGCCGACACACTCATGAAAGGCAGGCCTCTAATGAAATCCGGGCAAGTAATGAAAGCCGACACACTCATGAAAGGCAGGCCTCAAATGAAATCCGGGCAAGTAATGAAAGCCGACACACTCATGAAAGGCAGGCCTCAAATGAAATCCGGGCAAGTAATGAAAGCCGACACACTCATGAAAGCCAGGACACTTATGAAAGGCAGGACTCTAATGAAATCCGGGCAAGTAATGAAAGCCGACACACTCATGAAAGGCAGGCCTCTAATGAAATCCGGGCAAGTAATGAAAGCCGACACACTCATGAAATGCAGGCCTCTAATGAAATCCGGGCAAGTAATGAAAGCCGACACACTCATGAAAGGCAGGCCTCTAATGAAATCTGGGCAAGTAATGAAAGCCGACACACTCATGAAATGCAGGCCTCTAATGAAATCCGGGCAAGTAATGAAAGCCGACACACTCATGAAATGCAGGCCTCTGATGAAATCCGGGCAAGTAATGAAAGCCGACACACTCATGAAAGCCAGGACACTAATGAAAGGCAGGACTCTAATGAAATCCGGGACACTAATGAAAGCCGGGATATGGAAATTGTCGCACCGCCATATCATGAAC gcTCGTCGGATTTCGATGTTGTGGAGATAGTCTACCCACACGAATTGATAGTCCTTTCCGATGATGACGAAATGGACAATAGTGTCGATGTATACAATATTCCACTCCCGGATGATTaa